The genomic stretch ggacatttggattgtctcCACTTTTTGTCTtgtatgaataatgctgttatgaatattcaAGTGTAAGTGTTTGCACGAAAACATTACATATCTTTTGGGTAGATAATGGGAATGGCAGTACTGGGTCCTCTGGTAAATTTATGATCAACTTTTTAAGAAAGTGCCAAACTTCTCCAaaatggctataccattttaaTGCAGTCACACCAGAAATGTAGGAAAGTTCCTGattttccatatccttgccaacatttattataattgttttttttattttagccgtTTTAGTACATataaagtggtatttcattgtggttttagttagaatttctctaatgactaatgatgttgggcatctcttcatgtgcttatttgtatatattttttggtgaaaTATCTCTTCAAATCTTCAGCCTAATTTTAAACTGGGTTGCTTGTCctctttttattgagttgtaagtgttctgtatatattctggatacaagtcctttatcaggtaAATGATTTACAAGTGTTTTCTCCCTGTCTgtgctttgtcttttcattttcttaatggtaccTTTTGAAGTTTAaacctttttcattttgatgaagtctaatttatcattttttctttatggatCATGCTCTTGGTGTCCTACTTAAGAATTCCTTGCCTAGTACAAGGTCACAgatatttttctcctatgttttctgctaaaacttttatagttttagctttcatATTTACATATCTGatcattttttgttaatttttagtaTGGTGTGTAGATTTAAATTCatctttttgcatgtggatatgtAATTATTCTTGCACCAAatgttgaaaagacttttctttccccAATGAATTGCCTTGACacttttgtaaaaaatatttttaccgtAAGTATCAGGGTTTATTCCTAgactctctgttttgttccattgatctatgtctctATCcccatgccagtaccatactgtcttgattactgtagttttatagttttgaaattgggaggtTACTGTCCTTCCACTTTGCTTTTTAGCAAATTCCTGTTTGCTAATCTTggtcttttctatttctatataaatattaggATTAGCTTATCAATTTCTGGGGATCAAAGTCTGCTGGAAATTTGATAAAGTtgtattgaatttgtagatcatgtgatttttcctctttaccttgtatatataatatgatagATTGCGTtgactgatttttgaatgttgaagcAACCTTATAtcactggaataaaccccacttggtcatgatgtataatccttttatatgttgctggattcattttgctaatattttgttgaagatttttacatctatgttcatgaggaatgttgatctgtagttttattttcttgtgatgtgTTTGTATGGCTTaagtatcagggtaatactggcctcatagagttggggagtgttccttcctcctctattttctgaaagattttgGGGAGTGTTGATATTATTTCTCCTCAAATGTTTAATGCAATTAACCAGTTAAACCATCAAGCTTTGGGCATTTTTGTGTGGAAAGATTTAAAGTTACTAATTGCTTACTattgctggtgagatgtaaaacGGTACAGTCACATGAGAGCCATGCCTGGGTTTCAGATCTGAGATATCAGTCAACTGTCTTGGGAAGATGGTGAGATTGGaggataaggaaataaaaattaaatcacacTGAGATATCACTATACATCCACCATAATGGCTACAGTAAAAATGATggaaaataccaagtgttgacaaggatgtggagcaaataGAACTCATATActgtgctggtgggagtgtacatTGGcgaagccactttggaaaactagtTTTATAAACTAGCTGAGCATGAACACCATATAGCCTGGCAGTTcaactcctagatatatacctaACAGAAGTTCATAAATATGTTCACCAATAGACAGGTACTAAAGTATTTATAGTAGCACTATTCCCAATAGCCCCAAGATgcaaacaacacaaatgtccattaataacagaatggataaatatattgTAGAGTATTcacagaatgaaataaaacatgacaATAAGAATGAATTATCCATAACTACATTCAACAATATGGACAAATCTCATATTTACAATGTGAATGAAAGAAGATAGACAGTTAAGAGTATATTACCAAAATATGCAATATAATTGTTTGactcaatttatataaaataccaaGCAGACAAAGCTATTTAAGTCAGGGTAGTGTTCACCTGGCGGGGTAGGTGGACAGTAAGGCCTGGAAGGGAGCACAGGGAGTTTTTCTGGGGTGCTGgtcatgttctgtttcttgatcagtGTTCAGTTTGTGAGAATTCATTGAGCTGTATGCTTATGATGTATGCATACTTtaataaaaaggtttaaaaacaaaataaaattacatgctAAAAAGAAAGCCCCTTTCTTATGAGTATTGCAAAAAACATTTaattgaaatcaagaaagtaTTTATAtatcagtgctttaaaaaaagcAGTGTTCTTTCTAGAGAAGTCTTCCAGTTATTCaactataataaactataatcaTATCTTAGGCTAAAATACTACAATGCAACATGACTTTATCCCATAGCAATGTACACAGAATTACTCTTAATGTGCCTGTAGGAAATGAATATATCAAATTAACTAAATTGGAAGAAAAACCACCAAAGTTTTATGTATTGAAATCCAATTTCTTAACCATTGTTTTTCAAACAGAAATCCCAAAGAAAGCAGAAGCTTCAGTGGATGAGATGGGAAGTCCAGAGTGTTGTGGCTCAGTTTCATTGTCTTAGGGTCAGTTACTAAGGGGATAAGAAGTTTATGGTCTGCAGCTTACATAAATGATAGCTTTTCCGATACAGGTTAGAAGGTATGCCTACCATTTTCGAGTGTGAATCACCTGCTGCCACAGCATAGAATTAATGAGGGAACAATTGCCACCTTTAGGTGTGTGTAACATTTAATAACTATTCCTGTAACACAGGCTAGAGCTATGCTTAATTTGCCAATGCATAAAGTCAgactttaagtttaaaaattatatttaatttttaaaaaatataccatggTGACTTctcaaagggaagagaaagaactgTTCCTCAGGGCAATATTTTCTGTGTCTTAAATGtcaatgataaaaaaaacttCTGGCTTCTACAAATAGATCTATTATACATTCCCAAATTGGTTTTTGCCTTGACTTCAGTGCCCTGGAGGTGTTTGAGCAATGAATACTCTTCTCCCCACCCtagaaagttgaaaaaaaaattggccagTATTAAGGACTTTTACATCCCAAGATATGAAGGACAAATCTGTGCTGAATTTATAAAGCCCTTTATCCAAAAAGTGAAACACAGGAGATTACAAGTCATCTCCTGGGGTCTCTATTTCTACCATTTGCAGGAGATTGAGAGTACCTGTGTGAATCATAAAACCAAACAGGGCTATTGCTCAAATGCTTTATTGAAGTGTCTCCCTATGCATATAATTGCATATCAACTTGTATTCCACCTGACTGAAGGATACTTGGCTTTGTTTGCCTTCTGTTCACTTAGGCTGTTTGTAGTCCATCATTATCTACTCCCCCTGCACAATGATTGATGCATCAGGCACTCCTCATCTCTCCACTATGAAACAGCTGATGCATATCCAGTTGTGATTTCCAGCTGAAGGCATTTTCAGTCACTGGCTTTATAGAGTTTTTCTCCACTATGAGTTTTCTGGTGTTTAATGAGATTTGACCTGTCAGTGAAGGCCTTCTGACATTCTGTACAAGCATAAGGTTTCTTCCCTGTATGAATTATCTGATGCAAACTTAGTGTTGCTTTCTGGATGAAAGCTTTCCCACATTTACTGCATTCATAGTGTCTCTCTCCAGTATGAGATTTCTGATGGATAGTGAGGCGTGATTTCCAGGTGAAGGTTTTTCCACAGTCACTGcatttatagggtttctctcTAGTATGGATTTTCTGGTGTGTTATGAGATTTGACCTGTCAGTGAAGGCCTTTCCACATTCAGCACATATAttgggtttctctcctgtgtgaatcTTCTGATGCACCCGGAGTTGTGACTTCTTCGTGAAGCATTTCCCACAGTCATTACATTCATAaggcttctctccagtatgaattctatGATGTGCAATGAAGTGTGATTTCTGgatgaaggccttcccacattcagGACAagcatagggtttctctcctgtatggaTTCTCTGATGCACACTGAGTGTTGATTTCTGgataaaggctttcccacattcattgcaTTCATAGTGTCTCTCTCCAATATGagatttctgatgtattttgagGCGTGACTTCCATATGAAGGCCTTTCCACAGCCATTGcatttatagggtttctctccagtatgagttTTCTGGTGTTTAATGAGATTTGACTGATCACTGAAAGCCTTTCCACATTCGGCACACATAtacggtttctctccagtgtgagtttTCTGATGTGTAGTGAGATTTGTCCTATGAGTAAAGACCTTTCCACATTCTGTACATATATAAGGTTTTTCTCCTGTATGAATTCTTTGATGCACATGGAGTTGTGATTTCTTAATGAACGATTTCCCACAGTCACTGCATTCATAAGGtttttctccagtatgaattctctgatgtgtaTTGAAATGGGATTTCTGgatgaaggccttcccacattcagTGCATacataaggtttctctcctgtgtgaattcTTTGATGCATCCTGAGTGCTGATTTTCTTGTGAAGGCTTTCCCGCATTCACTGCATGCATAgtgtttctctccagtatgagttTTCTGATGTATATTGAGGTCAGAATTCTGGGAGAAGCCTCttccacattcactgcattcataAGGTTTTTCTCCTGTATGAATTCTCATATGTCTAAAGAGATATGATCTGTGGaaaaaggcttttccacattcactgcatttATAGGGTTTCTGCCCAGTATGAATTTTCTGATGTGTAATGAGGTTTGACCTGAGTgtaaaggccttcccacattgaGTACATATAAAAGGTTTCTCTCTTGTGTAAACACTTTGAGGTACCTCAGTTTGCAGCTTCTGAGTGAAGACGTTCTCACGCTTGTTGCATTCATGGGATTTTTCTCCAGCATGAATTTTCTGATGCTCAAAAAGATGTGACTTTTGGGTGAACGTCTGTACGTATTGAGTACACACATAAAGTTTCTCTTCAGTATGAATTTTCTGATGGTGGGTGAGAACTTGTTTGTGGCCCAGATGTTTTTCACATTGATTAAGTTCACAGGAGTTTGCTCTTGTATTAGCATTTTCATTCTTAGTAGAGGAAGAGCTATGGGCAAAATTGTtaccatttctaaaaattttatcaaAGTTCTTTGTTGCATTGCTTTTATTATGATTATGTAAGTTTAAAGTATGCTTCAAACTCTTTCCAAATGTGTCATAGTTATGGAGTCTTTTAATGGAAGGAACAAGTCTGGTACTCACgtgaattattttttcaatgtttttacaTTCATAGCCCCTCTCCTTAATCAACACTTTCACATGACTTAAAgggttattttggttttcttgatATCTCTCTAGCCGGTCATTATCTTGCCACAGTTCTTCTACAATGGAACACAAAGAATCTTTTCCTATGGACTGACCAAATTTCTCACAGTGTAATGAAACTTCTCCAGAAATTCTCTGTTGTTGGGTTTGCCCATTATCCTCatctaaaaagaaagagaaaaaaatgaaaatgactccAGAACAATTATCAGAGAATAGAGGGTACATGGAGTTTGGACAGGATGAACAGAGAAATGGAAGAGTCCTTATGACAATAATGAAAATAGTAATATGAAATTCTTCTAGAACACTTACTCTATGCAAAACAATTATATACCATTTATGATGCACCAGGCACATCCAAGTGCTTTACACAAAgcagctcatttaatcttcactaaACCCTAAGAGGTAGCTATCATTATCAATcatgtttcacagatgagaaaacagaagcacagagaagttatgtAACTTGCTGAAGATCAAATAgctaaatagggcttccctggtggcgccgtggttgagaatctgcctgctaatgcaggggacacaggttcgagccctggtctgggaggatcccacatgccacggagcaactaggcctgtgagccacaactactgagcctgcgcgtctggagcctgtgctccgcaacaagagaggccgcgatagtaagaggcccgtgcactgcgatgaagagtggcccccacttgccttgcacagaaacgaagatgcaacacagcaaaaaaaaaaaaaaaaaaaaaattaattaaaaaaatagctaaataaataagagatgggatttgaacctgggaaTCTATATCCACTATGTAGGAAGTCAGGACAGTGAGTAGAGTaaccagaagaagaaactgaagtctGTTAAAGGTAAGCCTGAATGgaagaaatatttcagaatgtatGTCCTTATTACATATTAGGTCTAAAACATTAATaatctctctgcttcctcttgcTTTTCCCTCTGAACCATTATGAGCATGTACATTAAATTTATAGTCCTCAAATACCAATTCCTCTATATCTATAGGAAAAATATATGCTTGCAACAAGTGTCAAATAGGAGAGGGCAAACCATCTAtggcagaaactgcaagccatcCACCAAAATCTATTCACATCTTCTTTTATAGTAATAGAACATAGCTGGGCATTACGTTTACCAGTCTCACTTTGTCCTCACCAGTGGAATATGAGCAGAAGTGATATGTACCACTCCTAGGCCAGGCTTTAAGACAGTGGGCAAATCTcccccattcccccttccccagcccagagGACTCAACAATGACCCAACATCAACCACccaacagagaaatggaagagTCCTTATGACAATAATGAAAATAGTAATATGAAATTCTTCTAGAACACTTACTCTATGCAAAACAATTATATACCATTTATGATGCACAACAATACTCTAGGAGATGGCAGAGCAATAACTTGGAACATGGTCCTTGAATGACCCAACAAGATCAGAGTTGATTTGTTGAATGCACCCATTCACCTGAGAATGCTTATGTAAGAGAGGATACAGTCATATTAAGCTTGTTGCTTTGCTCCTCTGTGCATATTCAGAAGGTATTGTCCTTGATATCAGCTCTAATTTTAGTACACCTCTAGGGAGGTTATATCTGCTATGAATGTATAAAGCAGACACAGTACCACTCATATTGATACTAAATTTGGCACAGTTTTGTGTTATAACAGAGAGAATTAACACACAGAGCCTGAAATTATTAACATTTCATGCAATTATCTTCCCTTTCCAAATATAATCTATGGTCTTTTGAATTCTTCTGATCAAATATTTGAAGGATCcttctgaaagagagaaaaatatcctCCTCTGCCTATCTCCCcaaattcaataaatttaagtttactaaatattttccaTGCTTGGCTTCAGAAAACTGAAGACTAAGTGTTACAGTTATCAATTTTTTGCCTTTCAATC from Phocoena phocoena chromosome X, mPhoPho1.1, whole genome shotgun sequence encodes the following:
- the ZNF41 gene encoding LOW QUALITY PROTEIN: zinc finger protein 41 (The sequence of the model RefSeq protein was modified relative to this genomic sequence to represent the inferred CDS: deleted 1 base in 1 codon) — protein: MPANRSSPQWSPALAAEGHGSVCEVRRDRAQGTGVYSVRRWPDLSLGTQGRGNADHVTLNRTVLLQVSFKDVTVDFSREEWQHLDPAQRLLYRDVTLENYSHLRSVGYQVPKPEVIFKLEQGEGPWTLEEETPHQSCSDEDNGQTQQQRISGEVSLHCEKFGQSIGKDSLCSIVEELWQDNDRLERYQENQNNPLSHVKVLIKERGYECKNIEKIIHVSTRLVPSIKRLHNYDTFGKSLKHTLNLHNHNKSNATKNFDKIFRNGNNFAHSSSSTKNENANTRANSCELNQCEKHLGHKQVLTHHQKIHTEEKLYVCTQYVQTFTQKSHLFEHQKIHAGEKSHECNKRENVFTQKLQTEVPQSVYTREKPFICTQCGKAFTLRSNLITHQKIHTGQKPYKCSECGKAFFHRSYLFRHMRIHTGEKPYECSECGRGFSQNSDLNIHQKTHTGEKHYACSECGKAFTRKSALRMHQRIHTGEKPYVCTECGKAFIQKSHFNTHQRIHTGEKPYECSDCGKSFIKKSQLHVHQRIHTGEKPYICTECGKVFTHRTNLTTHQKTHTGEKPYMCAECGKAFSDQSNLIKHQKTHTGEKPYKCNGCGKAFIWKSRLKIHQKSHIGERHYECNECGKAFIQKSTLSVHQRIHTGEKPYACPECGKAFIQKSHFIAHHRIHTGEKPYECNDCGKCFTKKSQLRVHQKIHTGEKPNICAECGKAFTDRSNLITHQKIHTREKPYKCSDCGKTFTWKSRLTIHQKSHTGERHYECSKCGKAFIQKATLSLHQIIHTGKKPYACTECQKAFTDRSNLIKHQKTHSGEKLYKASD